The following proteins are encoded in a genomic region of Leptospira kirschneri serovar Cynopteri str. 3522 CT:
- a CDS encoding aminotransferase class V-fold PLP-dependent enzyme, protein MQSIIDWKEIQDLYPVNQEMIWLNNCGTTPCNVHTIQAVGEYLEGYSKRGGLTEVRKYASVKHSIRKIIAGLINCDVEELCIIHNTNEGMNFLSLGFQLKSGDEILLLENEYPSNIYPWEHWKEKGVVIGFIPMASTPDQFIENLKSSISSKTKIVALSAVHWCTGMPFPLEEIGVFLDSKGIEFVLDGAQGIGLIPVDVRKMKLKYIAFPAWKWLLGPLGLGMLYIQQDCIDTLSFPFKGTGSVINDEVYLPYRAELKSGADRYEISTGNFIDWVYFQSTLEMLQKIGFHSVMERIYELADYLSEGMKGIGFQIELDHFPDNRTGIVVGYKEGIPMDELVSYLKKNGVMCALRLGKVRFSPHIYNQKDQLDRVVKLLGSFSS, encoded by the coding sequence ATGCAATCGATCATCGATTGGAAAGAAATTCAAGATCTCTATCCTGTAAACCAAGAGATGATCTGGTTAAACAATTGTGGGACCACTCCTTGTAATGTACATACGATCCAAGCGGTCGGAGAATATCTGGAAGGTTATTCTAAAAGAGGAGGTCTTACAGAGGTTCGTAAATACGCTTCCGTAAAACATTCCATTCGAAAGATCATAGCGGGGCTCATCAATTGTGACGTGGAAGAACTTTGTATTATCCACAACACGAATGAGGGAATGAATTTTCTTTCCCTCGGATTTCAATTGAAAAGTGGGGACGAAATCCTACTCTTAGAAAACGAATATCCGAGTAATATCTATCCTTGGGAACACTGGAAAGAAAAAGGAGTTGTGATCGGATTTATCCCGATGGCATCTACCCCGGATCAATTTATAGAAAATTTAAAATCTTCTATAAGTTCCAAAACCAAAATCGTGGCTTTATCGGCAGTTCATTGGTGTACCGGAATGCCATTCCCTTTAGAAGAAATAGGTGTTTTCTTAGATTCTAAAGGAATTGAATTTGTTTTAGATGGGGCTCAGGGGATTGGTTTAATTCCGGTGGATGTAAGAAAGATGAAGTTAAAATACATAGCGTTTCCCGCTTGGAAATGGCTTTTAGGTCCTCTCGGTTTGGGAATGTTATATATCCAACAAGACTGTATCGATACGCTTTCATTTCCGTTTAAGGGAACCGGGTCCGTAATTAACGATGAAGTTTACTTACCTTATCGCGCCGAATTAAAATCCGGGGCGGATCGTTATGAAATCTCCACAGGAAATTTTATAGACTGGGTATATTTTCAATCCACGCTTGAAATGCTTCAGAAAATAGGATTTCATTCCGTGATGGAAAGAATTTATGAACTTGCGGATTATCTATCCGAAGGAATGAAGGGAATCGGGTTTCAAATTGAACTAGATCATTTTCCTGATAATAGAACCGGAATTGTAGTGGGATATAAAGAAGGAATTCCTATGGATGAACTTGTTTCTTATCTTAAAAAGAATGGAGTGATGTGCGCGCTTCGATTAGGAAAAGTAAGATTTTCTCCACATATCTATAATCAAAAAGATCAATTGGATCGAGTCGTAAAGTTACTGGGTTCTTTTTCGTCTTGA